In Limibacter armeniacum, a single window of DNA contains:
- a CDS encoding type IX secretion system plug protein codes for MSLNLFFKTSTALLLLLTFRVYAYSQEVPRWVVADDKFRQQKKFMPINFIYEPQIKSVQLYYSDGTSQAQMNDPVVPIGLTSRLILEFDEIGDNADYYMAKLVHCNHDWTVSDLSELEYLKSYNEFRIQNYEYSINTPTPYTHFSLQLPAIRRSGNYILKVFREGDEDDLILTRRLVAYEERAHIMAELKVPVGVGAANELHQVNFSVNYKGLDIPFPDRNVWVTLRQNERWDNAIMALKPRFIRSTDYTLDYNYFDFENAFLAGNEFRTFGFRNLSGAGLNVKTITDGSESSMDRVVLYHDIKRGDKAFNQQQQDLNGSFFVQLSGRQNSEIEADYKEVVFTLKMDKVQGDIYLLGKFTDWQLQDEFRMTYLPDQGVYMGSAILKQGLYDYMYTILKPDGKRDDQRVEGSFRLTKNLYDIIVYYRKIGERGDRVIGYKRLRSE; via the coding sequence ATGTCCCTAAACCTGTTCTTCAAGACCAGTACCGCTTTATTACTGTTACTTACATTTCGAGTATACGCCTACTCACAAGAAGTACCGAGATGGGTTGTGGCTGATGATAAATTTAGGCAGCAGAAGAAGTTTATGCCTATAAACTTTATATATGAACCACAGATAAAGTCTGTTCAACTATATTATTCAGATGGTACATCACAGGCACAAATGAATGATCCTGTGGTACCAATTGGACTTACCTCAAGACTTATACTGGAGTTTGATGAGATAGGGGACAATGCCGATTACTATATGGCTAAACTGGTACACTGTAACCATGACTGGACCGTATCGGATTTGTCTGAACTTGAATATTTGAAGAGCTATAATGAATTCCGTATCCAGAATTATGAGTACTCAATTAATACACCAACACCTTATACACATTTCAGTCTTCAGCTTCCTGCCATAAGGCGTTCAGGGAACTATATACTGAAAGTATTTAGGGAAGGTGATGAGGATGACCTGATCTTAACGAGAAGACTTGTAGCCTATGAGGAGCGGGCACACATCATGGCGGAACTGAAAGTGCCTGTGGGTGTCGGAGCTGCTAATGAGCTACATCAGGTCAACTTTTCTGTAAACTATAAAGGTTTGGATATTCCTTTTCCTGATAGAAATGTATGGGTGACTCTACGACAGAATGAAAGATGGGACAATGCTATTATGGCACTGAAACCACGGTTTATCAGAAGTACAGACTATACTTTGGATTACAATTATTTTGACTTTGAGAATGCCTTTTTAGCTGGAAACGAATTCAGGACATTCGGTTTCAGAAATCTTTCAGGTGCAGGTCTCAACGTTAAAACCATTACAGACGGAAGTGAGAGTAGTATGGATCGGGTTGTACTTTACCATGATATTAAAAGAGGAGACAAGGCCTTTAATCAACAGCAGCAAGACTTGAATGGAAGTTTCTTTGTCCAGTTGAGTGGAAGGCAAAACAGTGAGATAGAAGCTGATTATAAGGAAGTGGTTTTTACATTGAAGATGGATAAAGTACAGGGAGATATCTATCTGCTAGGTAAGTTTACGGATTGGCAATTGCAGGATGAGTTTAGGATGACTTACCTTCCTGATCAAGGAGTGTATATGGGCAGTGCCATATTGAAGCAAGGGTTGTACGACTATATGTATACCATCCTAAAGCCTGATGGAAAACGTGATGACCAGCGAGTTGAAGGAAGTTTCCGTTTGACAAAGAACCTGTATGATATCATTGTCTATTATCGGAAAATAGGAGAAAGAGGGGATCGGGTAATTGGCTATAAAAGATTAAGAAGTGAATAA
- a CDS encoding BT1926 family outer membrane beta-barrel protein yields the protein MKKIFTWLTVIALLCCFGELSAQESGSGTATAFRPGAGMFSVEVSYGKTNTVMLDYDYVPVSVTNGNETAQRWVMPYPVGVNLDQASDVFSVRGRYYVQDRIAARVNLAYSMTHVPGNDGMAGVFTDGQTLIPNIASTDEHFSRNFIFEGGAEYNFTTSVSRLVPYVGASFNFTYNNMDITEVPGFYYDGTEIVMEEPDFGTRALSVMGWGGSIVAGADYYFAEGFFVGAEFKAGNFMVYKSDALPMPGASTAEAYTEQLDFISQPSIRVGFTF from the coding sequence ATGAAGAAAATATTCACCTGGCTGACAGTTATTGCCTTGCTCTGCTGCTTTGGTGAACTGTCTGCTCAGGAATCAGGTAGCGGTACTGCTACTGCCTTCCGACCTGGAGCTGGCATGTTCTCTGTAGAAGTTAGCTACGGTAAGACTAATACTGTCATGCTTGATTACGATTATGTTCCTGTAAGCGTAACCAATGGTAACGAGACTGCTCAAAGATGGGTCATGCCCTACCCTGTTGGCGTAAACCTTGATCAGGCATCTGATGTCTTTAGTGTAAGAGGACGTTATTATGTGCAAGACCGTATTGCTGCTCGTGTAAATTTGGCTTACTCTATGACACATGTACCCGGCAATGATGGTATGGCAGGTGTTTTCACAGATGGACAGACACTTATCCCAAACATTGCTTCAACTGATGAGCATTTCTCTCGCAACTTTATCTTTGAAGGTGGTGCAGAGTACAACTTTACAACCAGTGTCAGCAGACTGGTTCCATATGTAGGTGCTTCGTTTAACTTCACTTATAACAATATGGATATCACTGAAGTACCTGGCTTCTATTATGATGGTACAGAAATCGTAATGGAAGAACCTGACTTCGGTACCCGTGCACTAAGCGTTATGGGTTGGGGTGGTAGTATTGTAGCTGGTGCTGACTACTACTTTGCAGAGGGGTTTTTCGTAGGTGCAGAGTTTAAAGCTGGTAATTTTATGGTGTACAAGTCTGATGCCTTACCTATGCCTGGTGCATCTACTGCCGAAGCCTATACAGAGCAACTTGACTTTATCTCACAACCGAGTATCAGAGTTGGGTTTACTTTCTAA
- a CDS encoding (Fe-S)-binding protein: protein MQIIQQVLFVVALGAIGYLLFKRGSFIWRNITLGKDVKLNPEEKSERLKTTMLIAFGQKKMFARPMVGFMHFMIYAGFLLINIEVLEIVLDGLLGTHRLFSSTLGEFYSFLINFFEVVALLVVISCVLFLVRRNILRIARFHKPEMKGWPTSDANIILIWEIALMFALYTMNATDSILQSRGIAHYPVVGPDGFAVSQFLIPIYNGLSDSALVALERSAWWVHIIGILSFAVYITYSKHLHIFLAFPNTYYSKLRPKGEMDNMDAVTKEVKIMLGEPVDESGEEEEVGTFGAKDVKDLSWVNIMNAYSCTECGRCTSECPANITGKKLSPRKIMMDTRDRAEEVGHNIDKHGADHEDGKSLYGDHITKEELMACTSCNACTQACPVNIDPLSIILEMRRYVAMEESGTPMEWNAMFQNIENNQAPWAFPPTDRFKWADDLKVKE, encoded by the coding sequence ATACAAATTATCCAGCAAGTGCTGTTCGTGGTAGCACTGGGCGCTATCGGCTACCTGCTGTTCAAAAGGGGAAGCTTTATCTGGCGCAATATCACGCTTGGTAAAGACGTCAAACTTAATCCTGAGGAAAAAAGTGAACGTCTGAAAACCACTATGCTGATCGCTTTCGGTCAGAAAAAAATGTTTGCACGCCCAATGGTGGGTTTTATGCACTTCATGATCTATGCAGGCTTCCTGCTAATCAATATTGAAGTACTTGAAATTGTTTTGGACGGACTTTTAGGGACTCACAGACTTTTTTCATCAACTCTTGGTGAATTCTATTCGTTCCTGATCAACTTCTTTGAAGTAGTCGCTTTACTGGTGGTAATCTCATGTGTACTGTTTTTGGTACGCAGAAATATCCTAAGAATTGCACGCTTCCACAAGCCAGAAATGAAAGGCTGGCCTACTTCGGATGCCAACATTATCCTGATTTGGGAGATTGCCCTAATGTTTGCGCTTTATACGATGAACGCTACGGACAGCATCCTTCAATCAAGAGGCATTGCTCACTACCCTGTCGTAGGTCCTGATGGTTTTGCTGTCAGCCAGTTCCTGATTCCTATCTATAATGGTCTATCGGATTCGGCACTAGTTGCCCTTGAAAGAAGTGCATGGTGGGTACACATTATTGGTATCCTGTCATTTGCTGTATATATCACTTATTCCAAGCACTTGCATATTTTCTTGGCCTTCCCTAACACCTATTACTCTAAGCTGAGACCAAAAGGTGAAATGGACAACATGGATGCAGTAACCAAAGAGGTGAAAATCATGTTGGGAGAACCTGTAGATGAAAGTGGTGAAGAGGAAGAAGTAGGTACATTTGGAGCTAAAGATGTAAAGGATCTTTCATGGGTCAATATCATGAATGCCTACAGTTGTACCGAATGTGGACGCTGTACTTCAGAATGTCCTGCCAATATCACAGGTAAGAAGCTGTCTCCTCGTAAGATCATGATGGATACCCGTGATAGAGCTGAAGAAGTAGGACATAATATTGACAAACATGGTGCTGACCACGAAGATGGCAAGTCTTTGTATGGTGACCATATCACTAAGGAGGAATTGATGGCTTGTACTTCATGTAATGCCTGTACACAAGCCTGTCCTGTTAACATTGACCCACTTTCTATCATTCTTGAGATGAGAAGGTATGTTGCAATGGAAGAGTCAGGAACTCCAATGGAATGGAATGCTATGTTCCAAAATATAGAAAACAACCAAGCTCCTTGGGCTTTCCCTCCAACAGACCGTTTCAAATGGGCTGATGACCTGAAAGTTAAAGAATAG
- a CDS encoding (Fe-S)-binding protein, which produces MDMLKVPTMADMAAEGKEPEVLFWVGCAGSFDDRYKRVTISFIKILNAAGISFAVLGPEESCTGDPARRAGNEFLFQMQAMTNIEVLNGYNVKTIVTACPHCFNTIKNEYPALGGNYEVIHHSTYLQQLINNGKVKMKEGGEFKGKKITYHDSCYLGRANDVYEAPRKVLEALDADLVEMKRCRTKGLCCGAGGAQMFKEAESGDKEINIERTEEALATGANVIASACPFCMTMMTDGVKNKEKENDVKVLDLAELIAISQDKN; this is translated from the coding sequence ATGGATATGTTGAAAGTGCCTACCATGGCAGATATGGCTGCCGAAGGCAAAGAACCTGAAGTACTTTTCTGGGTTGGCTGTGCCGGCTCATTTGACGATAGATATAAAAGAGTAACCATTTCATTTATCAAAATCCTGAATGCGGCAGGTATTAGCTTTGCTGTGTTGGGACCTGAGGAATCTTGTACAGGAGACCCTGCAAGAAGAGCTGGTAACGAATTCCTGTTCCAGATGCAGGCAATGACCAACATTGAAGTGCTGAATGGCTATAATGTCAAGACTATTGTAACGGCATGCCCTCACTGCTTCAATACGATTAAAAACGAGTACCCTGCTCTAGGTGGTAACTATGAGGTGATTCACCATTCCACTTACCTTCAGCAACTGATCAACAATGGCAAGGTCAAAATGAAGGAAGGCGGTGAGTTTAAAGGAAAGAAAATCACTTACCATGACTCTTGCTACCTTGGTAGGGCTAATGATGTTTATGAAGCGCCAAGAAAAGTGCTGGAAGCATTGGATGCTGACCTTGTAGAAATGAAACGTTGCCGTACCAAAGGGCTTTGCTGTGGAGCAGGTGGCGCACAGATGTTCAAGGAAGCTGAGAGTGGTGACAAGGAGATTAATATCGAGCGTACTGAAGAGGCTTTGGCGACTGGAGCCAATGTAATTGCATCAGCTTGCCCATTCTGTATGACAATGATGACCGATGGTGTGAAAAACAAGGAAAAAGAAAATGATGTAAAAGTACTGGACCTTGCAGAACTGATCGCCATCTCACAAGACAAGAACTAA
- a CDS encoding tryptophan 2,3-dioxygenase family protein has product MADINHDIDPKVLEQLEKLQLKYEAMGQDLSSYLDGLLYSNYLTYWDYIHLDTLLSLQNPRTDFPDEEIFIMYHQITELYFKLILHEMDQISSQEAVEGAFFLKRLQRVNRYFQHLCDSFEIMIDGMDKEQFLKYRMALLPASGFQSVQYRKIEIMATDFLNLVDHNYIEMLKEHTTIEEKFLHIYWQQGATELATGNKTLTLKMFMKKYKPELIELGKKMEATNLWSLFSKHLQNDPLKEEIIVTMREFDLLANVLWPLSHYKSAVRYLDAKPKEIAATGGTNWQKYLPPRFQRRIFFPELWESEEKEDWGKHTKK; this is encoded by the coding sequence ATGGCTGACATCAATCACGACATCGATCCGAAGGTATTGGAACAACTTGAAAAGCTTCAACTCAAATATGAAGCCATGGGACAGGATCTTTCTTCTTACCTTGATGGTCTACTTTACTCCAACTACTTGACATATTGGGATTATATCCACTTGGATACACTGCTCAGTTTGCAGAACCCTAGAACAGACTTCCCTGATGAAGAAATCTTCATCATGTATCACCAAATCACAGAGCTGTACTTTAAGCTTATACTGCACGAAATGGATCAAATCTCTTCTCAGGAAGCTGTAGAAGGGGCCTTTTTCCTAAAAAGGTTACAGCGTGTCAACCGTTACTTCCAACACTTGTGTGACTCATTCGAAATCATGATTGATGGAATGGATAAGGAACAGTTCCTGAAGTACCGCATGGCCCTTCTTCCAGCAAGTGGCTTTCAGTCTGTACAGTATCGTAAGATCGAAATTATGGCTACAGATTTCCTCAATCTAGTTGACCACAATTACATAGAGATGCTGAAGGAGCATACAACTATTGAAGAGAAGTTCCTGCACATCTACTGGCAACAGGGGGCTACTGAATTAGCGACTGGCAACAAAACCCTTACGCTAAAGATGTTCATGAAAAAGTACAAGCCTGAACTGATCGAGTTAGGCAAGAAAATGGAAGCTACCAACCTATGGTCACTATTCAGCAAGCATCTGCAAAATGATCCTTTGAAAGAGGAAATTATAGTAACGATGAGAGAGTTTGACCTGCTTGCCAATGTACTTTGGCCTCTGTCTCACTACAAATCGGCGGTACGTTACCTTGATGCTAAACCGAAAGAAATTGCAGCTACAGGTGGCACAAACTGGCAAAAGTACCTACCTCCAAGATTCCAAAGAAGAATCTTCTTCCCTGAGCTTTGGGAATCGGAAGAAAAAGAAGATTGGGGTAAGCATACCAAAAAATAA
- a CDS encoding T9SS type A sorting domain-containing protein produces the protein MMKLHSIYVKCLGICLLCITLMSGYTHASSTLHYDEFGMIEVDESTDITPLDKSLDFSVTPNPTTTKEVKVNITGANLNHFLEITVYNSIGNVVYRTLLKSVTNNMAFVITPKEELKQGLYFLTLKNGAERVTKKFIVK, from the coding sequence ATGATGAAACTTCACTCGATCTATGTGAAGTGCCTTGGCATTTGCCTACTCTGCATAACGCTTATGTCGGGGTACACCCATGCTTCTAGCACTCTCCATTATGATGAGTTTGGGATGATCGAGGTGGATGAGAGTACAGATATAACGCCATTGGACAAATCGCTGGATTTCAGCGTCACTCCAAATCCAACTACAACCAAAGAGGTAAAAGTTAATATCACTGGCGCTAATTTGAATCATTTCCTTGAAATAACTGTCTACAACTCAATTGGGAATGTAGTCTACAGAACACTTCTCAAAAGCGTGACCAACAATATGGCATTCGTTATTACGCCAAAAGAAGAACTGAAACAAGGACTGTACTTCCTCACCTTAAAGAACGGGGCTGAGAGAGTGACCAAGAAATTTATCGTCAAGTAA
- the nqrE gene encoding NADH:ubiquinone reductase (Na(+)-transporting) subunit E yields the protein MDLINLGIKSIFIENMIFAYFLGMCSYLAVSKKVSTAMGLGLAVTFVLTLTVPINWAINEYVLKEGALAWIGPQFANVDLTFLQFIMFIAVIASFVQLVEMIVEKVSPALYGSLGIFLPLIAVNCSILGASFFMVPKDYTTPVEPIVYGFSSGIGWLLAIIALAAIREKMKYSNVPGPLKGLGITFIITGLMGLAFMSFMGISL from the coding sequence ATGGATTTAATAAACCTCGGTATAAAGTCGATTTTTATCGAAAACATGATCTTCGCTTACTTCCTGGGTATGTGTTCATACTTGGCAGTATCGAAGAAGGTGTCGACGGCGATGGGTCTAGGTCTTGCGGTAACATTCGTATTGACACTGACTGTACCTATCAACTGGGCGATCAACGAGTACGTACTGAAAGAAGGTGCTTTGGCTTGGATCGGTCCTCAGTTTGCAAACGTTGACCTGACATTCCTGCAATTCATCATGTTTATTGCAGTAATTGCTTCATTCGTACAGTTGGTAGAGATGATCGTTGAGAAAGTATCTCCAGCACTTTACGGGTCGTTGGGTATCTTCCTTCCACTGATTGCAGTAAACTGTTCAATCTTGGGTGCTTCATTCTTTATGGTACCTAAAGACTACACAACTCCAGTTGAGCCTATCGTTTACGGTTTCTCTTCAGGTATTGGTTGGTTATTGGCAATCATCGCGTTGGCGGCTATCCGTGAGAAGATGAAGTATTCTAACGTACCAGGTCCTTTGAAAGGCTTGGGCATTACGTTCATCATCACAGGTCTTATGGGCCTTGCATTTATGTCATTCATGGGTATTTCTCTGTAA
- a CDS encoding lysoplasmalogenase: MQKVVEANKSTAVIWYLTGAVIVAGDLTGRVLELPLLDYIFKPLIMVWIILFTVKHWTVEKATVYKLLLGAFVFSWLGDVLLMFTDKGEHFFTAGLAAFLVAQCAYVITFWNAGGSFTKSSLLSRQPWWIGIFILYGVGLYWLLLPSLGVVLKVAVPLYEISILGMAVMALNRLGKVSSSSFSYTFSGALLFMLSDSCIAVSRFIEPFPYASLVIMVTYMAAQFLIMKGIIGYKKEGQY; encoded by the coding sequence ATGCAAAAAGTCGTTGAAGCTAATAAGTCAACTGCTGTTATATGGTATTTGACAGGTGCTGTTATTGTTGCTGGAGATTTGACAGGAAGGGTACTGGAGTTGCCTCTGTTGGATTATATTTTTAAGCCACTGATAATGGTTTGGATAATCCTTTTCACAGTTAAGCATTGGACTGTAGAAAAGGCAACTGTTTATAAGTTATTGTTGGGTGCTTTCGTATTTTCTTGGCTGGGAGATGTCTTACTGATGTTTACAGATAAAGGGGAACATTTCTTTACAGCGGGCTTAGCGGCATTTTTGGTAGCCCAATGTGCTTATGTGATTACTTTTTGGAATGCTGGTGGATCTTTTACTAAAAGTAGCTTGCTTAGCAGGCAGCCTTGGTGGATTGGCATATTTATATTGTATGGAGTAGGATTGTATTGGCTATTACTCCCCTCTTTGGGTGTGGTATTAAAGGTCGCTGTACCGCTGTATGAAATATCAATCTTGGGAATGGCTGTTATGGCGCTTAACCGATTGGGAAAAGTAAGCAGTAGCAGTTTTAGCTACACTTTTAGTGGAGCATTGCTGTTTATGCTATCAGATAGCTGTATTGCTGTGAGTCGATTTATAGAACCTTTTCCATATGCATCTTTAGTTATTATGGTGACTTATATGGCTGCACAATTTTTGATTATGAAAGGAATAATAGGTTATAAAAAAGAGGGGCAATATTAA
- a CDS encoding NADH:ubiquinone reductase (Na(+)-transporting) subunit D, which yields MSTETAEVKKSEALLSKRRKGIITDPLDDNNPVTVQVLGICSALAVTSKLEPTLVMSISVMFVVVFSNLIISLLRNAIPQRIRIIVQLGIVASLVIIVDQVLKAYLYDVSKIVGVYVGLIITNCIVMGRLEAFAMGNKPYDSILDGFGSSFGYAWVILVVAFFRELLGNGTLFDFQVMPDAFPKVGLMTSPVGAFIIIGLLIWVQRWRNGYVEAE from the coding sequence TCACTGACCCTCTCGATGATAACAACCCCGTAACGGTACAGGTACTTGGTATCTGTTCTGCCCTGGCGGTAACTTCAAAGTTGGAGCCGACGCTGGTTATGTCAATTTCCGTAATGTTCGTGGTTGTATTCTCCAACCTGATCATTTCATTGCTGAGAAACGCAATTCCTCAGCGTATCCGTATCATCGTTCAGTTGGGTATTGTAGCCTCTCTGGTAATTATCGTAGACCAGGTGCTGAAAGCTTATCTTTACGATGTATCTAAAATTGTAGGTGTTTACGTAGGTCTGATCATTACCAACTGTATTGTAATGGGGCGTCTGGAAGCATTTGCAATGGGTAATAAGCCTTATGACTCAATCCTTGATGGATTTGGTTCTTCATTTGGTTATGCTTGGGTGATCTTGGTAGTTGCCTTCTTCAGGGAACTATTGGGTAACGGTACCCTGTTTGATTTCCAAGTAATGCCTGATGCTTTCCCTAAAGTAGGTCTGATGACATCTCCAGTAGGTGCATTTATCATCATCGGTCTGCTGATCTGGGTACAGCGTTGGAGAAACGGATATGTAGAAGCGGAGTAA